CTGCACGTACGTGGCACAAGGTAGATCGTGATGTAGAGCGTCTGCTTTGagctttcgtgcttttcgcgttCAGTAGCCACATGTTCCCACGTGGCTGCTGAAACAAGACTCATAAGCGCTTTGTATTGTTTCTTCTTCACTTCCCCGTCTGTAGGCGTTGTAACCTTTCTAATATGCAATACCAACCAGCCCACCAAGCCATTCTCGTGAATGTTCCAATGAACCTGTGCACGCTAAAGTTTTAATGCTATATACCGAACACGTATAACCAAATATTTCGGCAACAAAAATTAATACTAATTATTTCATGCATGCAATTCACGCTTTGAATGTGCTTACACTCCGCAGAACGAACGTATCGCATTTCACCGAGCTATAGTTACGCGTCATAGCGCAATAAACATCTTGACGTACACCACGGTGCTGTATACCACATCCGCGCATGCCATTCTTGACTCTTACAATGCTACAATGCGGGCTTGTGTGATGCTGCATGCGGTTCACATAAGTCAACGTCGTTTCTTTGGCTTCGTGCTCTTGTGAGCTATCGCGTGCGTGCCGAAGGTCCGTGCTTGCGCCTATCTTCGCTTTCCGCGCCGCACCGGCACGTCCTAACCGCCGCCTTCAGATCCAATGCCTCGGCAGCCTCGTTCAGCCACCGCTCGCTGTTCGGTGCCTTGCACGAAATGCGCTTCTACAGTGCCGCACGCGATGTGCCAGCTTTGGCAGGACGAACCGGTGGAAGCACGGAAGATTGAAGCTGCGTTGCCTTCGCGTCAGAATGGATGACGCACGTTCCCGATAATTTTTGAGTAACCGACCGACCCACACTCGAAACAATGAAGGCCTGAATCCGGTTTCCTTATGCGTTTCCAAACATGCAAATACGAGGCCTCAGCAGAAGCCCTGCAGCTGTTAGCTTTCACATTCCACGCGCGGCGTCTAATTAAATGCGCAGTGTGgttagaatgaaagaaagaaaaaaaagaagaaagggcgGCAAATGGGCAATAATGTACAAATATTTGTGTTGTGCTACAATTAAAGAAAGGAAAATGGATAGAGAAAAATATTTTGATctttgcgctaagtcgcgcaaagctcgacacagcgaagcacgggctcgTCGGTGCTCATGCGTGGCTTCCTCcacgggagtacgcactttcttaggacgccccatgagtCCCTGGACACGATCGGGCACAGCCAGGCTGTGCACtaatagagcggaggttgcgcacgatgtctccgtcggtggacgTGAAGAAGAATTttttcgtgaagaatttttttcggcaagaattcttctctttctctttctttctatccttcttttctctctctacttctttctctctatttcgctgatgttctctctgtctcgctttctttttctttctgcatttctttcgctCTGCTTctatctttctcattctttctgtgctacgctttactctctcccctcctcctttccctcatcctcagtgtcacatctctcctcctcacgctcacttccctttcctggaCCCCTtgatacactatactatacgaggctatgctatgctgtgctagcgtgccttgctgtgctagcgtgcctggatagccgagtagtgaggacgctcgccttcggatcgagggtacacgggttcgaatcccgcctcgtgaagaaatttttttcagcaagaattttctctttctttatatctttctttccgtctctctatttgtttctctctttctctctctctctctctgtactcgttctcagggttattacaggccccgCCGTCCACGCCGTAgctgtgagtagtgggatttgccctaATTCTGTGGCActtgcccgttcatgatgatgatagttttgcggcAGAGTCGACACCTTACGGCCGGCTTAGTGCGCAAACGGGGCAGCGCGTATaataaaaagttacaccatctcccgataaaggggaccatgaggcgatgcgaagcagcgtttcggcatgtcgagcccgcgtttcagagggggagtggagcggaggtgtgtggagagggtttgcgcatgcgcagtaaaggtggtcacgccgcacaccaccaccaccaccggattgaactccgccataagatgcttcgcatctaatatagttaaggtcgattccacgaaagatcgaaaaagggtgtatatttgatgtttccgattttcctgataattttgtatgttgtgcacatatgactgcacagcacgaaatcgcagttcgttttcaaataaaaatttttttcaacacagcaaaattcgacaagtgtcgccggttgacgacgaccattttacgaagaatgcgttttcgtaacttcggaaccatgctggcagctactcaagctgcatattacaaatatctttctttttggcggaagtagaagtaaagaggaaatagctcttatcatttcatgaaattctgagtaaattatgtatttttaaaaattcacgaaaaacgctgcgtttttgaaaatcagtcaaatttgggacgctatggctacttctgtgaacatcttagcttgttcatatttgcagtatgaataggcctttatgtgaataatgaacctctgcatttgtatttctctaataattttcaaagtagtaaattttcatgctcgaaacaccaaaaagagaaaagtgctcctccattcaaaaatctataataaaaaaaacccaatctcaattttgttcaaagtcccccaaaatgttctcaaaggactgcagaatgatattatgaaaaaacatgttgcatcatttttgttagaacaaaagcagaaaatgtcaaacattgtgtttccagagcgtggtggccactgcgtaaaggacatctctagtaacaagaaaatacagtaacacgtctttttttcttctctgagcttcgctaaacaacagtaatgatctatggtcggaaattgggaactgttttgtaaagaaaaagaccgttcaaattaaatgcattcgcgtggtttgcgacttcacgccagtgttagacatccctcagtccacagtaggcactttcagttgtagcctcttttctttcatctatttcagttgagtataattcatatcttgagtgctaaagaacgcattccctccatgcgtctcttatgatgatgtgctgtgccagaattgagagattggtataaaagccaaggtctcttcatgaatggaaatgaatttctggagagcggtcgccaagaggtgtggtttttgttgacccaaatgtgtacgttgtcaaacctaatgtgatcaatgcagagtttaaaaagaatcgattacgtgaagattggtggcagcagttctggccacggacaaaacacgttttgtttgcattgcatctgctttgttttgcatatccttctttctcttgaaggagtgctggcagatctggtttccctcttgaattgagcgcgcatcctgcttcatgaccctccgcaaaagagtctccaCCCGATATCTTCtccgtaacgaaaattctgctgcagcggaattttctttttgtgcaccatgaggcagtccgtacaaaatctcggccatggctataacgcctacccataggctagccaccttcagagcgtaggatagtgatcgcatcaaagtgaagcacaatttggatgcttaacttctatctcaggtggtgtttggctgactggcacagccgtactcgttgctgtcgtctgctcaggcgggcgtccatcgcgccgccctttgcacctgtccgcctaacgcatgctactccgtttacacgagtgcttgtagcgcgggccacacgatccgccacacgattcgcccggtgcggatccagagaccgggcgggagagcgacgagcggtgaaaaatgtatcgtgtaaccaacgcaatcgacaccccagctttttctcgtgcatagcgacaaagcctggcaaacaatgtgtggctgctgtgcttaggttgcactgcggtactcgccgttcaccacagccgccatttgcgatttctcacattcttacaatgcatgatcgactcagctacacatatttcgcgtttagcttcgttacttttatataagcgcatttactaaaaaaaaattatccagaggaatgaaaatgtccgtgctgcccgtcgacgaataatgtaagtggtgtcgcaaatgcatttaattggaacgatctttttttttcttcacgaaacagttcccactttccaacaatacatcattactgctgtttagcgaagctcagagaagaaaaaaagacgtgttactgtattttcttgttactagagatgtcctttacgcagtggccaccacgctctggaaacacaatgtttgacattttctgcttttgttctaacaaaaatgatgcaacatgttttttcataatatcattctgcagtcctttgagaacattttgggggactttgaacaaaattgagattgggttttttttattatagatttttgaatggaggagcacttttctctttttggtgtttcgagcatgaaaatttactactttgaaaattattagagaaatacaaatgcagaggttcattattcacataaaggcctattcatactgcaaatatgaacaagctaagatgttcacagaagtagccatagcgtcccaaatttgactgattttcaaaaacgcagcgtttttcgtgaatttttaaaaatacataatttactcagaattccatgaaatgataagagctatttcctctttacttctacttccgccaaaaagaaagatatttgtaatatgcAGCTTGAGtaactgccagcatggttccgaagttacgaaaacgcattcttcgtaaaatggtcgtcgtcaaccggcgacacttgtcgaattttgctgtgttgaaaaaattttttatttgaaaacgaactgcgatttcgtgctgtgcagtcatatgtgcacaacatacaaaattatcaggaaaatcggaaacatcaaatatacaccctttttcgatctttcgtggaatcgaccagttgCAAACGGTCGCTGAGACAAGTTGGAATCGAGAACGCGGTGCGCGCACCCGTCGGCAATGGCACACTTGATTCAACAGGAGCGTTTTATGCTTCTGTCTCCTGTAAATTCCGTTCGTATAACAACTGCGAGAAAAATGTTGCCCCGGCTGACGCGGCACTCGCTCCGATAAGAAGAAAGTAGAGCTGGGAATATACCGAAGATCAAATCACAATCCACGAGGGACCTTGTGACTGGTGTAGCATGAcgcagctggtcagaatttcctttcctttcttcactGGTTCGTTTCCTTTGCGACTGACGTCCTAACTTTGCGCCAACATCTTCGTTCAAGTTGGACCAGGGGCCGCATTTTCAAACAATCGCCTCCCTGCGTTTCcatttcatctatttctcttgtGACAATCAGTGTCGGTGGCAAGGTCGCTTTGCGTGATGTAGAATTTCGTGTGTCCAATGACTGAAACGACTTACTGGCCCGCCTTTCCTCAACCAGCCAATCAGCACGCATTGAAAGCGATATTATGGCGATACCTCCAAAAATTGTAGTTTCAAAGCACAACCCTTgggcctgtattcacaaaaaaaaagtctTACGCTACCGTTCGTAAAAGAAAATCCTAGCCGGTCCTGGTACTGGACATCTTATTAGCGAAGGCGGTTAAACAATGGCAAACAGTACGAACGTAAATCGTTGTGAATTCGGGCCTAGAATATGTTACTCTCGCACACCCGTCTAGAGCATGCTCACTTAGGccggtattcacaaaccaaccttattcTTATCTCGCGTTTTCCTTATCAGTCTTGTGCCTCTATGCATTTGATAAACAAAGTAGGCCGGTATTCACAAACAATTTTTTAGTTATCTTTTACCCTGTTACCGTTTTTGTGCCCTTATAACGCACGTAGCATGTACAGAAACTTAAGGAAAACAtcagataaggataaggttggtaaggataaggttggtttgtgaatacgggtctTAATCTCGACCTCAATCACCGGCCATCCGCGCTGCGGGCACTCGTCTGCCGATGTTATTACGGAGCAGTTGACGACAAAGTAAAGCGACCAAAGGCTGCATGATGCACGCAACGATAAGAACAGGCTGAGCGTTATCGCGGTTAATCTTTCATTATTTCGACCATTTGCCTCAGTCTCCATCAAAATACGGCCGTCCCCGCTGCAAGGTCTGTTCCTTATACAGCATCAGGAAACTTACAGACGCGATCCTAACATAAACACATGCAAGCGCTGACTTTACGTCCTCGCAAACGTCGTCACGTCGCTGAAAGTTTGTCATTGCTCTCTTTCTGTACGATGTCGCTTTGTAATTTTCGGCGCCGTCCCGCCCTTTGCGATAACGTTCTCAAACTTTTTCGAGTTCATCAAGATCTTATCGCTCTTACGCACGCGGTGATTGTAAACATCAAGACTTCAGCCGTCGGCATTGTCGCTGTACAGCGCTTATCAGGAATAAAAGGGGGCACGGCGTCTTTTTGCATGTTGCCCTTTGATCTGAGCGCGCATGGAAACACGCGACGCTGGATTTAGGCGTGCCCCTACTATAGGTTCTGGTCCTCGCGTGCCGCCATGCCGTACCCGAAAGGCCGGGCTCGGCGAAAATTTTCTATAAAGGGCGTGGGAAGGTCCTTGCCGTGCGCACGCTGACGGTGGGGCGGGGATGAGTTCTCGTGCGCAGCTGGCAGCTCTCCCCTTCGCCGAGTGCGCACACGGCATGGGCGACGCGTTGCGTGAAAAGCAGAGTGTGAACGTCCTCCCAGCGACCTCGCCAGAGATTTAAATAAAGATCGCTGACACGCGTGTGCGGTGCCCTTTCGCGTTGTCCGGAAGAGAATTTCTCGGTATGCGGCTGAGGAATGTATCCTACGTGCTATATATAGTCGTTCCATGCTGAAGTGTGTACTCGGGCCTGACTGAATCGGGTCAAAGTTTTGCGAGGAGTTTGCGTGACGCGCGCCGGCGTGCGAGGCCGTTGCAAGCTTGACGATGGTTTGGTTAGGGATTCCTTCCGCTCTCTTGCCGTtatctctttcttacttttctgtctcgcCTTACCTCTTCCCCATTGCAGAGTAGCGAACCGGATATTTATCTTCTGGTTaaatccctgcctttcctcattAGATGTATCTCCCACTCTCCTTTCGCACTAAAGTAATGCAACAGTGCGTGTCCTGAGCGATGTTGAAATTGTTGCTTCCGTTATTGAAATAATATGGCTAACACGTACTCTGATGTGCCGAACCTTATATGCACGCTAAAGAGCACCAGGTGTTCAAAGTTAATACGTAACCGCCCTCTATGAGGCATTCGCATTGCATCCGTATTACATTATGAGCACaaatctaaataaataaataaatatgtcagCAAATCAATCAATGAAGTGGTCACTCTCTGTCAGCCATGCACTCGGTCACCGAAACAGCGCAGCGCAGCGTCTCGTCCCATTCCCTTTCTTCATCCGCGTCCCAGTTTACGCTGCTTTTCTTTACACAGTGTGGGCGTTTATTAGGCACATCTTCGTTCTCCatacatgttcatcatcatgtaGTGCTCTTCGTCATCGGTCGTGGTTACTCGTCTTGACTATGacctgtgcctcgggtgtggtcgcttcgccGTGTTTTCGGGGCCTAATGAAGGTCGCACTGTCTgttgcgtcacaagtggtggaggtgatGGGTACGCAGCTACATGCACCCACAAGCCCATCTATATGTACCGCTAAAGCAATCAATCGATCAATTAACCATCCAATCAGACTCCGCCTTTCCCCGATTAAGTGCGTTGTAGATACTCGACCCTTATACCCTGACCACTCGCAGGCAAGCGTTGCTGCTTCAGCACACGCTGACCTCGTCGGAGGCACAGTCCCCGTCTTCGTCGGTGCGCACGTCCACCTCGTGCGAGCTGCGCTCCCTGGGCGAGCGCACCCCTACGCCCAGCCTGACGCGCCGGGCGCAGAGGATGTCGGTGGCCACCGAGGCCAGTGACAGCGGCGGCAGCCTGGCGCCCGGTTCCTCCAGCGTGGACTACGACACGCGCTCGGTGCCCTGGTCGGCCCCGCTCGGACCACGGCCCACGGGCTCCTACAGCTCGCTCATCTCGCTCGGTCAGCGCTCCCTCGGAGCGCACCGGCCCTCGCCACGGTCCCTGCAGGTAAAACGTCGTACATCTTGCTCAGACGCGAGCTAAGTCACCTTCTTGAAAAGTCAACCAAGCTTTGACTGCAGCAAAGGTTACGTAACATGGTGGTCAGCGAAGTGCAGGTACTAACTTGTAATCACTTGTCACAGGATTGTGGAGTCTTGAATTGATCAGCAATGATCGAATACAGGAAGCCTCGACATCATGAAAGCCAAAGTTTTGATAAGAGTGTTGTTCTTTGTCAGAACGTTGCCTCCGCTTTTAAGAATACCTTCTTCGCCCTCTGTTACACAACGATTCATGTTCAAACAGCCCTTCGAGGTGCGTTTTCAGGGCACAATGTACGCAGCTATCTTGATTGCGAAAATCACGTGCTTGAAAGTGAGACAACTAAAATTGTGTACAGCGCCAGTGATTGTAGGTTCCTACCTATACAAGTAACCCATCTACGTTAGATAATAATTTCTGGACATATCTGAAGCGTTCTCTCAAGTAGACATGCGTAGGTATTGTGTCTGGTAAAAACTGCGAcgccatctttttctctctctttcttattccCTCAGGTGTCCCCGGCCCTGGCGCAGCGCTCTCTATACGCGCAGCACGTGCTCAACTCGCCCGAAGTGGCCAACGGCCGCAACGGCGGGGTCcggtgcggcggcggcggcgtgggcGGCGCCACGGCCTCCGCGACGCTCGAGTTCGCCTACATCCGTCCCGACTCGCCGGTCACCCTGACGGGGCCCCGGCGCAGTACACTCGACAGCGGCCACTGCCAGCGATCCCAGTCGTCCTGCTTCGGCGGCGCCAGCCCGTTCCTGCAGCTGGGtgagccgcagcagcagcagcaccacaagctcctccagcagcagcagcagcggcaccACCGGAACCACAAGCACCACCAGAACCACTATCCCGCCGCTCCCCCGTTCGCCCTGCATGACTTGCGGGCCGCCCTGCCGGGCGAAGACGACGAGGCGCGACCGTCATCAATATACGGCCAGCCGTCGCTGACGGTGGTGGGCGATCG
This window of the Rhipicephalus sanguineus isolate Rsan-2018 chromosome 2, BIME_Rsan_1.4, whole genome shotgun sequence genome carries:
- the LOC119383363 gene encoding uncharacterized protein LOC119383363 isoform X2 codes for the protein MSSIGSVGRNGGLMANGMPGGVKKDNSSPAVAAANGGTANGPLLETTTVKKGLLWQQWDKFFSRWKERYFVLTKDYLACFKKESKVGTSEMGGFLYKVNLADVEGLQWADKKRTGVIALRVGTEGQLLLWTNCGLDDWMFALRDAIGRSKGRREALRKAHTLGPQFYDSGLTKRQALLLQHTLTSSEAQSPSSSVRTSTSCELRSLGERTPTPSLTRRAQRMSVATEASDSGGSLAPGSSSVDYDTRSVPWSAPLGPRPTGSYSSLISLGQRSLGAHRPSPRSLQVSPALAQRSLYAQHVLNSPEVANGRNGGVRCGGGGVGGATASATLEFAYIRPDSPVTLTGPRRSTLDSGHCQRSQSSCFGGASPFLQLGEPQQQQHHKLLQQQQQRHHRNHKHHQNHYPAAPPFALHDLRAALPGEDDEARPSSIYGQPSLTVVGDRAAYSVQPPDVVPNNHAPRPSASKLMKRAVRAYTHSKSDSSFVLKQSPSQLQGHLAVT